The Candidatus Sysuiplasma jiujiangense genome includes a window with the following:
- a CDS encoding DNA repair exonuclease — translation MSGSVQCFIESWKAESFVAVTAEVSDAPMVRMLHTSDWHMGLKAVQIGEKAGEVRKKRYQTASLIANIAKSEKVDFVIISGDTFDNHNVDDSVVRYTIDILNGFSPVPVLILPGNHDPLLAGGVWDRGAWKHAGKHITLMAEEAEKEVVEGTFVYPCPVSQKLSSRDPTYWIPERKKDECIRIGIAHGSLRTVSDSVNFPIPADRADISGLDYLALGDWHSFRASGRTVYSGTHEQTTFGESDAGNIVIVDIGKAQDQPKIERRRVGQLKWFEHDVFVSDETDVERMRSRIFSDAQLSSQLLRISVRLDENIPDDAFRSLSSLRSELMENALYVDWPEESMLQPVGSTDNLPPGLMSDMAALLHALSEGKTPDGYVNYANTDKQAVLEAMSLLKRLSKEGNF, via the coding sequence TTGTCCGGCTCAGTTCAATGTTTCATCGAAAGCTGGAAGGCCGAGAGTTTTGTCGCTGTGACGGCAGAGGTAAGTGATGCACCTATGGTGAGGATGCTTCATACTTCAGACTGGCATATGGGTCTCAAGGCGGTACAGATAGGAGAGAAAGCAGGCGAGGTCAGAAAAAAGAGGTATCAGACAGCTTCGCTCATAGCAAATATCGCAAAGAGTGAAAAGGTCGACTTTGTAATTATTTCCGGTGATACGTTCGACAACCACAATGTCGACGACTCGGTCGTCAGATATACCATTGATATACTCAACGGATTTTCACCCGTCCCCGTTCTGATACTTCCGGGGAATCATGATCCCCTGTTGGCAGGAGGCGTTTGGGACAGGGGGGCGTGGAAGCACGCCGGAAAACATATCACGCTGATGGCAGAAGAGGCCGAGAAGGAGGTTGTTGAGGGCACTTTCGTCTATCCTTGCCCTGTTTCCCAGAAACTGAGCAGCAGGGATCCTACTTACTGGATACCAGAAAGGAAAAAGGATGAATGCATCAGAATAGGCATAGCGCATGGCTCCCTCAGGACAGTATCTGATTCAGTCAACTTTCCAATACCTGCCGACCGAGCTGACATCTCTGGTCTCGATTATCTTGCACTCGGCGACTGGCACAGTTTTCGGGCAAGCGGCAGGACAGTCTATTCCGGTACCCACGAGCAAACAACATTTGGAGAATCAGACGCAGGGAATATCGTCATTGTTGACATAGGAAAGGCTCAGGATCAGCCCAAAATTGAAAGAAGACGTGTGGGGCAGCTCAAATGGTTTGAGCATGATGTCTTCGTAAGTGATGAAACCGACGTGGAAAGGATGCGTTCCAGGATATTTTCCGATGCTCAATTAAGCTCACAGCTTCTTCGTATTTCTGTCAGACTTGACGAGAATATTCCAGACGATGCATTCCGTTCTCTCTCATCCCTGCGTTCGGAATTGATGGAAAACGCACTGTATGTAGACTGGCCGGAGGAATCAATGCTTCAGCCTGTAGGTTCAACTGATAATTTGCCGCCGGGCCTCATGTCCGATATGGCTGCTCTGCTCCACGCACTTTCTGAGGGAAAAACACCCGACGGTTATGTGAACTATGCCAACACAGACAAGCAGGCTGTTCTTGAGGCCATGTCTCTGCTGAAACGTCTTTCAAAGGAGGGAAATTTCTGA